A part of Paraburkholderia largidicola genomic DNA contains:
- a CDS encoding sigma-54-dependent Fis family transcriptional regulator, whose protein sequence is MPYVSQTQHVDRVRGAIEGRLPAPANSSRLVSSWQRSYEQYQLDPSSVIGPRVLTSSELREVQGKEEAFLRASGQCLTRLHDMIRVADYCVMLTDAHGVTIDYRIDRDRRGDFKHAGLYIGSCWSEREEGTCGVANVLTDLAPITVHKTDHFRAAFTTLTCSASPIFSLTGELIGVLDASAVQSPDNRDSQRLVFQLVRQSAALIEDGYFLNQTAQHWVIFGHQSRNFVEAQPEVLIAFDECGNIAASNRKAQECIAGLSGPRHVDEIFDTSAVHLHDVARTDTIVPLRLRATGAVLYARIRAPLKRTSRVAPVVSSASAVHASLDVHADTSLDAISRFLHSRDSRIARNAEVALRIAGKHLPILILGETGVGKEVFAQALHASGARRTKPFVAVNCGAIPDSLIESELFGYAPGAFTGARSRGARGKIAQANGGTLFLDEIGDMPLNLQTRLLRVLAEGEVLPLGGDAPVRVDIDVICATHRDLARMVDEGTFREDLFYRLSGATLHMPPLRERADVLDVVHAVFDEEAQSAGHVLTLDARLAERLSRFSWPGNIRQLRNVLRYACAVCDATRVELRHVSPDVAALLAPDEAAPRPALTSLDDERARIVEALTQHHWRPNAAAEALGMSRATLYRRIAKLGIVGPHRS, encoded by the coding sequence ATGCCTTACGTCTCTCAAACCCAGCATGTCGACCGCGTGCGCGGCGCCATCGAAGGACGCCTGCCCGCGCCCGCCAATTCGTCGCGTCTCGTGTCGTCGTGGCAGCGTTCGTATGAGCAATACCAGCTCGATCCTAGTTCGGTGATCGGGCCTCGCGTGCTGACCTCGTCCGAACTGCGCGAGGTGCAAGGCAAGGAAGAAGCCTTTTTGCGTGCGTCGGGCCAGTGCCTCACGCGTCTGCACGACATGATCCGCGTGGCCGACTACTGCGTGATGCTCACCGACGCGCACGGCGTCACGATCGACTACCGCATCGACCGCGACCGGCGCGGCGACTTCAAGCATGCAGGTCTTTACATCGGCTCGTGCTGGTCGGAACGCGAGGAAGGCACGTGCGGAGTCGCGAACGTGCTGACGGATCTCGCGCCCATCACCGTGCACAAGACCGATCACTTTCGCGCGGCCTTCACGACGCTCACCTGCAGCGCATCGCCGATCTTCTCACTGACGGGCGAACTCATCGGCGTGCTCGATGCGTCAGCCGTGCAATCGCCCGACAACCGCGACAGCCAGCGGCTCGTGTTTCAGCTGGTGCGCCAGAGCGCGGCACTGATCGAAGACGGCTACTTCCTCAATCAGACGGCGCAGCATTGGGTGATCTTCGGGCACCAGAGCCGCAATTTCGTCGAGGCGCAACCGGAAGTACTGATCGCATTCGACGAATGCGGCAACATCGCAGCATCGAACCGCAAGGCGCAGGAGTGCATCGCGGGCCTGAGCGGTCCGCGTCACGTCGACGAAATCTTCGATACGTCCGCCGTGCATCTGCACGACGTGGCGCGCACCGATACGATCGTGCCGCTGCGTCTGCGCGCCACGGGTGCCGTGCTCTATGCGCGGATTCGCGCGCCGTTGAAGCGCACTTCGCGCGTTGCGCCCGTCGTGTCTTCCGCGAGCGCCGTCCATGCGTCGCTCGATGTGCATGCCGATACGAGCCTCGACGCCATCAGCCGCTTCCTGCACAGCCGCGACTCGCGCATCGCGCGCAATGCGGAAGTCGCGCTACGCATCGCGGGCAAGCATCTGCCGATTCTGATTCTCGGCGAAACGGGCGTCGGCAAGGAAGTGTTCGCGCAGGCATTGCACGCGTCGGGCGCGCGGCGCACCAAGCCGTTCGTCGCCGTGAATTGCGGCGCGATCCCCGATTCGCTGATCGAAAGCGAGCTGTTCGGTTATGCGCCGGGCGCGTTCACGGGCGCGCGCAGCCGCGGCGCGCGTGGCAAGATCGCGCAGGCGAACGGCGGCACGCTGTTCCTCGATGAGATCGGCGACATGCCGCTCAATCTGCAAACGCGCCTGTTGCGTGTGCTCGCCGAAGGCGAAGTGCTGCCGCTGGGCGGCGATGCGCCCGTGCGCGTCGATATCGACGTGATCTGCGCGACGCACCGCGATCTCGCCCGCATGGTCGATGAAGGCACGTTTCGAGAGGATCTGTTTTACCGGCTGAGCGGCGCGACGCTGCACATGCCGCCACTGCGAGAGCGCGCCGATGTGCTGGACGTCGTGCACGCGGTGTTCGATGAAGAAGCGCAAAGCGCGGGACACGTGCTCACTCTGGATGCGCGGCTCGCCGAACGCCTGTCGCGTTTCTCGTGGCCTGGCAATATCCGGCAACTGCGCAACGTGCTGCGCTACGCATGCGCGGTGTGCGATGCGACGCGCGTCGAATTGCGACATGTGTCGCCCGATGTGGCGGCGTTACTCGCGCCCGACGAAGCCGCGCCGCGCCCTGCGCTCACTAGCCTCGACGATGAGCGGGCGCGCATTGTCGAGGCGCTGACGCAGCACCACTGGCGACCGAACGCGGCAGCCGAAGCGCTCGGCATGTCGCGCGCGACGCTGTATCGACGGATTGCGAAACTGGGGATCGTCGGACCGCATCGGAGTTGA
- a CDS encoding putative quinol monooxygenase, which translates to MHVTYVVRFQVLPDKLERFLTLLDGVLDAMRDEHDFREAVLHRDPDSPCRLMLYETWESREDASDEQVHRPYRRRYHEALADLLVRPREVTQWHTVRADRRDATPESLQSGHAEELAEARA; encoded by the coding sequence ATGCACGTGACCTACGTAGTCCGTTTTCAGGTGTTACCCGACAAGCTCGAGCGCTTTCTGACGCTGCTGGACGGCGTGCTCGACGCAATGCGCGACGAGCACGATTTCCGTGAGGCCGTACTGCATCGCGATCCTGATTCGCCGTGTCGGCTGATGCTCTATGAGACGTGGGAGAGCCGTGAGGACGCGAGCGATGAACAGGTTCACAGGCCTTACCGTCGCAGATATCACGAGGCGCTCGCCGATCTGCTCGTGCGGCCGCGCGAAGTGACGCAATGGCACACGGTGCGCGCAGACCGGCGCGATGCGACGCCTGAATCGCTGCAATCGGGCCACGCCGAAGAACTGGCCGAGGCGCGCGCATGA
- a CDS encoding thiamine pyrophosphate-dependent dehydrogenase E1 component subunit alpha has translation MSNQLSREKLLEAYRLMRTIREFEERLHVEFATGEIPGFVHLYAGEEASAVGTMLHLNDRDYVATTHRGHGHCIAKGVDVHGMMAEIYGRQTGVCKGKGGSMHIADLSKGMLGANGIVGAGGPLVCGAALAAKLKKTGGVGVCFFGDGASNQGTIFESMNLASVWRLPAIFVAENNGYAEATSSTWSVASDNIADRASGFGMPGVIVDGFDFFAVHEALGEAIDRARGGGGPTLVEVKLSRYFGHFEGDAQTYRAPGEVQKLRDEKDCLKRFAERVVRAEMLTSNDLSKIDADVKTLIDDSVLKAKAAPLPTEADLLTDVYVSYP, from the coding sequence ATGTCAAATCAGTTGAGCAGGGAGAAACTGCTGGAAGCGTACCGGCTGATGCGCACCATTCGCGAGTTCGAAGAGCGCCTGCACGTCGAGTTCGCCACAGGCGAGATCCCCGGCTTCGTGCATCTGTATGCAGGCGAGGAAGCATCGGCCGTCGGCACGATGCTGCATCTGAACGACCGCGATTATGTAGCGACCACGCACCGTGGCCACGGCCACTGCATCGCGAAGGGCGTCGACGTGCACGGGATGATGGCCGAGATCTACGGCCGGCAGACGGGCGTGTGCAAGGGCAAGGGCGGCTCGATGCACATCGCCGATCTGTCGAAGGGCATGCTGGGTGCGAATGGGATCGTCGGCGCGGGCGGTCCGCTCGTGTGCGGCGCGGCGCTCGCGGCCAAGCTGAAGAAAACGGGCGGCGTGGGCGTGTGCTTCTTCGGCGACGGCGCGTCGAATCAGGGGACGATCTTCGAATCGATGAATCTCGCGAGCGTGTGGCGCTTGCCGGCCATCTTCGTCGCGGAGAACAACGGCTATGCGGAGGCGACGTCGTCGACGTGGTCCGTTGCGTCCGACAACATCGCGGACCGCGCGAGCGGCTTCGGCATGCCGGGCGTGATCGTCGACGGCTTCGATTTCTTTGCGGTCCATGAAGCGCTAGGCGAAGCGATCGATCGCGCGCGCGGCGGCGGTGGGCCGACGCTCGTCGAAGTGAAGCTGTCGCGTTACTTTGGTCACTTCGAAGGCGATGCGCAGACGTATCGCGCGCCGGGTGAAGTGCAGAAGCTGCGCGACGAGAAGGATTGCCTGAAGCGCTTCGCAGAGCGTGTGGTGCGCGCGGAGATGCTGACGTCCAACGATCTGAGCAAGATCGATGCGGATGTGAAAACGCTGATCGACGATTCTGTCCTGAAGGCGAAAGCCGCGCCGCTGCCGACGGAAGCGGATCTGCTGACTGACGTCTACGTGTCGTATCCGTAA
- a CDS encoding acetoin dehydrogenase dihydrolipoyllysine-residue acetyltransferase subunit produces the protein MSIHMITMPKWGLSMQQGQVNGWLKSIGDTVAKGDEVLDVESDKIASGVECAFNGTLRRQVAQEGDTLPVGALLGVVADEQEADADIDAAVEAFQRDFVPLAEDSADAGPQPEKAQIGGRTIRYLKIGDGGTPAVLIHGFGGDLNNWLFNHADLAAHRTVYALDLPGHGESTKAVESGSADELADSVIAFLDDRGIERAHFVGHSMGSLVAMTVAAKAPQRVASLSLIAGAGLGNEINREYIDGFVSGNSRNTLKPHLTKLFADGSLVTRQLVEDIVKYKRLEGVGETLQKIAASAFKDGAQQRSYRDRLDRLAPRTLVIWGELDQIIPASHAQGLPGDIRVHVLPGKGHMVQMESASEVNRLLNDFFGA, from the coding sequence ATGTCGATTCACATGATCACGATGCCCAAGTGGGGCCTGTCGATGCAGCAGGGGCAGGTCAACGGCTGGTTGAAGTCGATTGGCGACACGGTGGCGAAGGGCGACGAAGTGCTCGACGTCGAAAGCGACAAGATTGCTTCGGGTGTGGAGTGCGCGTTCAACGGCACGTTGCGTCGCCAGGTCGCGCAGGAGGGCGACACGCTGCCCGTCGGCGCGCTGCTCGGCGTGGTCGCGGATGAGCAGGAGGCGGATGCCGACATCGATGCAGCCGTCGAAGCGTTCCAGCGCGATTTCGTGCCGCTCGCCGAAGACTCCGCCGATGCAGGCCCGCAGCCGGAGAAAGCGCAGATCGGCGGGCGCACCATTCGGTATCTGAAGATCGGCGACGGCGGCACGCCCGCCGTGCTGATCCACGGTTTCGGCGGCGATCTGAACAACTGGCTGTTCAATCACGCCGACCTCGCCGCGCATCGCACGGTGTATGCGCTGGACCTGCCGGGGCATGGCGAATCGACGAAAGCGGTGGAGTCGGGCAGCGCCGATGAGCTGGCCGATAGCGTGATCGCGTTTCTTGACGATCGCGGTATCGAACGTGCGCATTTCGTCGGGCATTCGATGGGCAGTCTCGTCGCGATGACGGTCGCAGCGAAAGCGCCGCAGCGTGTGGCGTCGCTTTCGCTGATCGCGGGGGCGGGTCTTGGCAATGAGATCAACCGCGAGTACATCGACGGATTCGTGTCGGGCAACAGCCGCAATACGCTGAAGCCGCATCTGACGAAACTGTTCGCCGACGGTTCTCTCGTCACGCGGCAACTGGTCGAGGATATCGTCAAGTACAAGCGGCTCGAAGGGGTGGGCGAGACCTTGCAGAAGATCGCGGCGTCGGCGTTCAAGGATGGCGCGCAGCAGCGTAGCTATCGCGATCGTCTCGACAGGCTCGCGCCGCGCACGCTGGTGATCTGGGGCGAGCTCGACCAGATCATTCCTGCGAGCCACGCGCAAGGGCTGCCCGGCGATATCCGCGTGCATGTGCTGCCGGGCAAGGGGCATATGGTGCAGATGGAGTCGGCATCGGAGGTGAACCGCCTGCTCAACGACTTCTTCGGAGCCTGA
- a CDS encoding ATP-NAD kinase family protein, producing MASPITVGVIANPASGRDIRRLTTHASVFPTAEKANMVVRLIAGLGALGVDRVLTLRDRTGVAALLLRAIDTHAATGTAERWPEVEFIDLPITDSVADTHTGTAHMVLEGVELIAVLGGDGTHRAVAAHCGGVPLLTLSTGTNNAFPDMREATVAGMAGALVASGVVPPNVALTRNKRLVVRCVAGPNRGREEIALVDVCVSRQRFVGARAVSEPSDIESLFLTFAAPDGIGLSSIGGAWAPVERTAPHGLHLTFALRDEHGVANGDGVPIFAPIAPGRIDHVTMRTCERFELGDWLPIDARHGTLAFDGEREIEIERDDRYEISLDWSGPLTVDVSRTLRFSASRQLMREMAGASMRTLMQTQAHAK from the coding sequence GTGGCATCGCCCATCACCGTCGGCGTGATCGCGAACCCCGCGTCGGGTCGCGACATTCGCCGCCTCACGACGCACGCGTCCGTGTTCCCGACCGCCGAGAAAGCCAACATGGTCGTGCGTCTGATCGCGGGACTCGGCGCGCTCGGCGTCGATCGCGTGCTGACGTTGCGCGATCGCACGGGCGTCGCCGCGTTGCTGCTGCGCGCAATCGACACACACGCGGCGACGGGCACGGCAGAGCGCTGGCCTGAAGTCGAATTCATCGATCTGCCCATCACCGATAGCGTCGCCGATACGCACACGGGCACCGCGCATATGGTGCTCGAAGGCGTCGAGCTGATTGCCGTGCTCGGCGGCGACGGCACGCATCGCGCGGTGGCTGCGCATTGCGGCGGCGTGCCGCTGCTGACACTGTCGACGGGCACCAACAACGCGTTTCCCGACATGCGCGAAGCGACCGTCGCGGGCATGGCGGGTGCCCTGGTTGCGTCGGGCGTCGTACCGCCCAATGTCGCGTTGACGCGCAACAAACGGCTCGTCGTGCGATGTGTCGCGGGGCCGAATCGCGGACGCGAAGAGATCGCACTCGTCGATGTGTGCGTGAGCCGCCAGCGCTTCGTCGGCGCGCGGGCCGTGTCGGAGCCGTCGGATATCGAGTCCTTGTTTCTCACGTTCGCCGCGCCCGATGGCATCGGGCTGTCGTCGATAGGCGGCGCATGGGCGCCCGTCGAACGCACGGCGCCGCATGGCTTGCATCTCACGTTCGCGCTGCGCGACGAACATGGCGTTGCAAATGGCGACGGAGTTCCTATCTTTGCGCCCATCGCGCCTGGCCGCATCGATCACGTGACGATGCGCACCTGCGAGCGCTTCGAACTCGGCGACTGGCTGCCCATCGACGCACGCCACGGCACGCTCGCCTTCGACGGCGAGCGCGAGATCGAAATAGAGCGCGACGACCGTTACGAAATCTCGCTCGACTGGAGCGGCCCGTTGACCGTCGACGTGAGCCGCACGCTGCGTTTCTCGGCGTCGCGTCAGTTGATGCGCGAAATGGCGGGCGCTTCGATGCGAACGCTTATGCAAACACAGGCACACGCGAAGTAA
- a CDS encoding alpha-ketoacid dehydrogenase subunit beta has translation MARKITYSQAINEALSQEMARDESVIVMGEDNAGGAGSPGEQDAWGGVLGVTKGLFHKYPGRVLDTPISEGGFIGAAVGAAAAGMRPVAELMFIDFMGVCFDQIFNQAAKFRYMFGGNAVTPVVIRTMQGAGLRAAAQHSQMLTSLFTHVPGLKVVCPSTPYDAKGLMIQAIRENDPVIFCEHKLLYTREGDVPEELYAIPFGEANVVREGDDVTIVTYGRMVHYATDAADRLAKEGIKAEVIDLRTTSPLDEETILESLERTGRLVVVDEANPRCSVATDIAALAAQKAFHSLKAPVEIVTAPHTPAPFSGVLEDLYIPSADKIAAAVKATRH, from the coding sequence ATGGCACGCAAGATCACATACTCTCAGGCAATCAACGAAGCACTGAGTCAGGAAATGGCACGCGACGAAAGCGTCATCGTGATGGGTGAAGACAACGCGGGCGGCGCGGGCTCGCCGGGCGAACAGGACGCATGGGGCGGTGTGCTCGGCGTCACGAAAGGGCTCTTTCACAAGTATCCGGGCCGCGTGCTCGACACGCCGATTTCGGAAGGCGGCTTCATCGGCGCAGCGGTCGGCGCGGCGGCAGCGGGCATGCGCCCTGTCGCGGAACTGATGTTCATCGACTTCATGGGCGTGTGCTTCGATCAGATCTTCAATCAGGCCGCGAAATTCCGCTACATGTTCGGCGGCAATGCCGTCACACCCGTCGTGATTCGCACGATGCAGGGCGCGGGCTTGCGCGCCGCCGCGCAGCACTCGCAGATGTTGACCTCGCTGTTTACGCATGTACCGGGGCTGAAGGTGGTGTGCCCCTCGACGCCGTACGACGCGAAGGGCCTGATGATCCAGGCGATCCGCGAAAACGATCCCGTCATCTTCTGCGAGCACAAGCTGCTGTACACCCGCGAAGGCGACGTGCCCGAAGAGCTGTACGCGATTCCGTTCGGCGAAGCGAACGTAGTGCGCGAAGGCGATGACGTGACCATCGTCACGTATGGCCGCATGGTGCACTACGCCACGGACGCCGCCGACCGGCTCGCGAAAGAAGGCATCAAGGCCGAAGTGATCGATCTGCGCACCACGTCGCCGCTCGATGAAGAGACGATTCTGGAAAGCCTGGAGCGCACGGGCCGTCTGGTCGTCGTCGACGAAGCGAATCCGCGCTGCTCGGTCGCCACCGATATCGCCGCGCTCGCCGCGCAGAAGGCCTTCCATTCGCTGAAGGCGCCGGTGGAAATCGTCACCGCGCCGCATACGCCCGCGCCTTTCTCGGGCGTGCTGGAGGACCTGTATATCCCGTCGGCGGACAAGATTGCCGCAGCCGTCAAAGCAACGCGACACTGA
- a CDS encoding helix-turn-helix transcriptional regulator translates to MATSRLVSMLLMLQVKGRVTAQALADEFNVSIRTVYRDIDQLSAAGVPVYADRGPGGGFALLDGYRAKLTGITRAEAETLSIAGLTGAASDLGLSEQLRAAQLKLVTALPDAAPDTSRIGSRLHIDPVGWYQRPSPTPWLTMLAGAVWEQKRISMQYRAWNASGENEGVRVRDPLGLVLKGGEWYLVTRVRTQLRTYRVSSIAQLTVHDETFERPEGFDLRDEWTAAVESFETSLLKHTARLRLSPEGMTRLHRLGAAAVEQAQISPPSEQDGWQEVTLPVEQLSYAAEQLLGLAGHVEVLDPPQLREGLRKLGEQIATLNAG, encoded by the coding sequence TTGGCGACGAGCCGACTCGTTTCGATGCTGTTGATGCTCCAGGTGAAAGGCCGTGTGACCGCGCAGGCGCTCGCCGACGAATTCAACGTGTCGATCCGCACCGTGTATCGCGATATCGACCAGCTGAGCGCGGCGGGCGTGCCCGTTTACGCGGATCGCGGGCCGGGCGGCGGCTTCGCCTTGCTCGATGGATATCGCGCGAAGTTGACAGGGATCACGCGGGCCGAAGCGGAAACGCTGTCGATCGCCGGGCTGACAGGCGCGGCGTCCGATCTCGGTCTGTCCGAGCAACTACGTGCCGCGCAGCTCAAGCTCGTGACCGCGCTGCCCGACGCCGCGCCCGATACGTCGCGCATTGGCTCGCGGCTGCATATCGATCCTGTCGGCTGGTATCAGCGGCCCTCGCCCACACCGTGGCTAACGATGCTTGCGGGCGCCGTGTGGGAACAGAAGCGTATCTCGATGCAATACCGCGCGTGGAACGCCAGCGGCGAAAACGAAGGCGTGCGCGTGCGCGATCCGCTCGGGCTGGTGCTAAAGGGCGGCGAATGGTATCTGGTCACGCGCGTGCGCACGCAGTTGCGCACCTACCGCGTGTCGAGCATCGCGCAGCTCACGGTGCACGACGAAACGTTTGAACGTCCGGAAGGTTTCGATCTGCGCGACGAATGGACGGCGGCCGTCGAGTCGTTCGAGACGAGCCTGCTCAAGCACACCGCGCGTTTGCGGCTGTCGCCGGAAGGGATGACGCGGCTTCACAGGCTCGGCGCGGCCGCCGTCGAACAGGCACAGATCTCGCCGCCTTCGGAGCAGGACGGCTGGCAGGAAGTGACCTTGCCCGTCGAGCAGCTCAGCTACGCGGCCGAGCAATTGCTCGGTTTAGCCGGTCATGTCGAAGTGCTCGATCCGCCGCAGTTGCGCGAGGGCCTGCGCAAGCTGGGCGAGCAGATTGCGACGCTCAACGCAGGTTGA
- a CDS encoding DUF2917 domain-containing protein, whose amino-acid sequence MDKACQQFTDDESLCFPRSHEERLPRVVIHFEVQPGATMSWRVDANTELLVQGARVWLTRAASPYDHWLQIGETFRLHRGERVWISADGNVAARLSLTTHPVRVQGRLARLLERCSSLGADIFAPRSR is encoded by the coding sequence ATGGACAAGGCTTGCCAGCAGTTCACCGATGACGAATCACTCTGCTTTCCGCGCTCGCACGAAGAGCGGTTGCCGAGAGTCGTCATCCACTTTGAAGTGCAACCCGGCGCGACGATGTCGTGGCGCGTCGACGCGAACACGGAACTTCTCGTGCAAGGCGCGCGGGTGTGGTTGACGCGCGCGGCGTCGCCATACGACCACTGGTTGCAGATTGGAGAGACGTTTCGGTTGCATCGCGGCGAGCGCGTGTGGATTAGCGCGGATGGCAATGTGGCGGCACGTCTTTCGTTGACCACGCATCCGGTGAGGGTGCAGGGCAGGCTTGCGCGCCTGCTCGAGCGCTGTTCTTCGCTGGGGGCGGATATTTTTGCGCCTCGGTCGCGGTGA
- the pcaF gene encoding 3-oxoadipyl-CoA thiolase: protein MTEAFLCDAIRTPIGRYAGSLSSVRADDLGAVPLRALMERNKEVDWSAVADVIYGCANQAGEDNRNVARMSLLLAGLPKDVPGSTVNRLCGSGMDAVGIAARAIKSGEAGLMIAGGVESMSRAPFVMGKATSAFSRQADIYDTTIGWRFVNPLMKQLYGVDSMPETGENVATDYNISRADQDAFAVRSQLKAARAQQDGTLAQEIVSVTIPQKKGDAIVVSKDEHPRETSIEALAKLKGVVRPDGTVTAGNASGVNDGAAALLLANAETAKRFGLTPRARVLGIATAGVDPRVMGIGPAPATQKLLARLNMNIGQFDVIELNEAFASQGLAVLRALGVADDDARVNPNGGAIALGHPLGMSGARLVTTAMYQLQRTQGRFALCTMCIGVGQGIAIAIERV from the coding sequence ATGACGGAAGCTTTCCTGTGCGACGCGATTCGCACGCCGATTGGCCGCTACGCGGGTTCGCTGTCGTCGGTGCGCGCCGACGATCTGGGCGCCGTGCCGCTCAGGGCGCTGATGGAGCGCAACAAGGAAGTCGACTGGAGCGCGGTCGCCGACGTGATCTACGGCTGCGCGAACCAGGCGGGCGAAGATAACCGCAACGTCGCGCGCATGTCGCTGTTGCTGGCGGGCCTGCCGAAAGACGTGCCGGGTTCGACCGTGAACCGCCTGTGCGGCTCGGGCATGGATGCCGTTGGCATCGCGGCGCGCGCGATCAAATCGGGCGAGGCGGGGTTGATGATTGCGGGCGGCGTCGAAAGCATGAGCCGCGCGCCGTTCGTGATGGGCAAGGCGACGAGCGCGTTCTCGCGTCAGGCCGACATCTACGACACGACGATCGGCTGGCGCTTCGTCAACCCGCTGATGAAGCAACTGTACGGCGTCGATTCGATGCCGGAAACCGGCGAAAACGTCGCGACGGACTACAACATCAGCCGCGCCGACCAGGACGCGTTCGCGGTGCGCAGCCAGTTGAAGGCGGCACGCGCGCAGCAGGACGGCACGCTCGCGCAGGAAATCGTCTCCGTGACGATCCCGCAGAAGAAGGGCGATGCGATCGTCGTATCGAAGGACGAGCATCCGCGCGAAACGAGCATCGAGGCGCTCGCGAAGCTGAAGGGCGTCGTGCGTCCGGATGGCACGGTGACGGCGGGCAATGCATCGGGCGTCAACGATGGCGCGGCGGCATTGCTGCTGGCGAACGCCGAGACCGCGAAGCGTTTCGGCCTGACGCCGCGCGCACGCGTGCTCGGTATCGCGACGGCGGGTGTTGATCCGCGGGTGATGGGCATTGGTCCTGCGCCTGCGACGCAGAAGCTGTTGGCGCGTCTGAACATGAACATTGGGCAGTTTGATGTGATCGAGCTGAACGAGGCGTTCGCGTCGCAAGGTCTTGCTGTGCTGCGCGCGCTTGGTGTTGCTGATGATGATGCGCGCGTTAATCCGAACGGTGGTGCGATTGCGCTGGGGCATCCGCTTGGGATGAGCGGGGCTCGGCTCGTGACCACGGCGATGTATCAGTTGCAACGTACGCAAGGCCGGTTTGCGTTGTGCACGATGTGCATTGGGGTGGGGCAGGGGATTGCTATCGCGATTGAACGCGTCTGA
- a CDS encoding IS481 family transposase: MPWDVKDTMNRREDFVCEAATQALPFSELCRKFKITRQTGYKWLARHKSEGSKGLADRSRRPHHSPTRSPEHIEALVLDLRREHGWGGRKIARRLRDLGQIEVPAPATITEILRRHGLIDEQASRQRQHWQRFEHEHPNSLWQMDFKGDFPTLESGRCAPLTVIDDHSRYNIVLSACARTTTGIVQAELERAFRCYGLPSRINTDNGAPWGSPSAPGQLTELAVWLIRLGIQVSYSRPYHPQTNGKDERFHRSLKAEVLERHTFTTHAHVQQVLDRWRQVYNTERPHEALDMAVPVTRYACSLRRMPERLPEPEYGCGDEVLQVNASGVVRVRGEKVKLSIALKGLQVAARPSENEDGVIELWFAHQRVAKLDLKTVKP, from the coding sequence ATGCCCTGGGATGTAAAAGACACCATGAATCGTCGCGAAGACTTCGTCTGCGAGGCCGCCACACAGGCGCTCCCGTTCAGCGAGCTATGCCGTAAATTCAAGATCACCCGCCAGACCGGCTACAAGTGGCTCGCCCGCCACAAGTCTGAGGGTAGCAAGGGGCTGGCCGACCGCTCCCGGCGCCCGCATCACAGCCCCACACGCTCACCGGAGCACATCGAGGCACTGGTGCTGGACCTGCGCCGCGAGCATGGCTGGGGCGGACGCAAGATCGCACGGCGCCTGCGCGATCTGGGCCAGATTGAGGTTCCCGCGCCCGCCACCATCACCGAGATCCTGCGACGCCACGGGCTCATTGACGAGCAGGCGTCCCGCCAGCGCCAGCACTGGCAACGCTTCGAGCACGAGCATCCGAACTCGTTGTGGCAGATGGACTTCAAGGGCGACTTCCCGACGCTGGAGAGCGGGCGCTGCGCGCCGCTGACGGTCATCGATGACCACTCGCGCTACAACATCGTGCTGAGCGCCTGCGCGCGCACCACCACCGGGATCGTGCAGGCAGAGCTTGAGCGGGCGTTTCGCTGCTACGGGCTGCCATCGCGCATCAACACCGACAACGGCGCGCCGTGGGGCTCGCCCAGTGCGCCGGGGCAGCTCACCGAGCTCGCGGTCTGGCTGATCCGGCTGGGCATCCAGGTGAGCTATAGCCGCCCGTATCACCCGCAGACCAATGGCAAGGATGAACGGTTTCACCGCTCGCTGAAGGCCGAAGTGCTGGAGCGGCACACGTTCACCACGCACGCGCACGTGCAGCAGGTACTGGATCGCTGGCGGCAGGTGTACAACACCGAGCGTCCGCATGAGGCACTGGACATGGCGGTGCCGGTCACCCGCTACGCGTGCAGCCTGCGCAGGATGCCGGAGCGGCTGCCCGAGCCCGAATACGGTTGCGGCGATGAAGTGCTACAGGTCAATGCAAGCGGCGTGGTGCGCGTGCGAGGCGAGAAAGTGAAGCTCTCGATTGCGCTCAAGGGGCTGCAGGTGGCAGCCCGCCCGAGCGAAAACGAAGACGGAGTGATCGAGCTCTGGTTTGCCCATCAGCGAGTCGCAAAACTTGACCTGAAGACAGTAAAACCCTGA